One segment of Pseudophryne corroboree isolate aPseCor3 chromosome 10, aPseCor3.hap2, whole genome shotgun sequence DNA contains the following:
- the LOC134965375 gene encoding olfactory receptor 4E2-like, with protein sequence MNSTNQHKILEFTLLGLASFPKLSIPLFILLLIVYILILLGNLLIIVTVHFEARLHSAMYYFLSKLSVVDLCYATVTVPKMLVDFLSKRNTISPNACITQLFFLHFFAGTECILLTVMAYDRYVAICNPLRYSSIMNSTVCHLLEAVCWAASFIHSIIQTILTCQLKFCGPNTIDHFFCDIHPLSVLACSDIFLIEVVFVANSGMISAVCFIVLLISYVGIINTIVKTRSEGGLGKAFSTCASHLIVVTLFFGPCVFIYLRPAVSYAADKTVSIFYTVVTPLLNPIIYTLRNKEVKTAIRSFLEKKIFRRKK encoded by the coding sequence ATGAATTCTACAAACCAACACAAGATTCTGGAATTTACCCTCCTTGGCCTGGCCAGCTTTCCTAAACTAAGTATCCCATTGTTCATTCTCTTGCTCATTGTCTACATTCTGATACTGCTTGGGAATCTACTGATCATAGTAACGGTACATTTTGAGGCACGTCTCCATTCAGCCATGTATTATTTCCTTAGTAAGCTATCTGTTGTAGACCTGTGCTATGCAACAGTGACTGTTCCTAAAATGttagtcgattttctttcaaagagaaacaCCATCTCCCCCAATGCCTGTAttacacaacttttttttttacacttcttTGCAGGAACAGAGTGCATCCTTCTTACAGTAATGGCATATGACCGCTACGTTGCCATATGTAACCCACTACGATATTCTAGTATTATGAACAGCACTGTCTGTCACTTGCTTGAAGCTGTTTGCTGGGCTGCAAGTTTCATTCACTCCATTATCCAAACAATTTTAACATGTCAATTGAAGTTCTGTGGCCCAAACACAATAGACCATTTTTTCTGTGATATCCATCCTTTGTCTGTATTAGCCTGCTCAGATATTTTTCTTATTGAAGTAGTATTTGTTGCAAACAGTGGGATGATCTCTGCAGTTTGTTTTATTGTGTTGCTAATATCCTACGTGGGAATTATCAACACCATAGTAAAAACTCGAAGTGAAGGAGGGCTGGGAAAAGCATTTTCCACATGTGCCTCTCATCTAATTGTAGTCACTCTGTTTTTTGGACCTTGCGTTTTTATCTATTTGAGACCCGCTGTATCATACGCAGCAGATAAAACGGTGTCAATATTTTATACAGTTGTAACACCCCTATTAAATCCTATTATTTATACTCTAAGAAACAAAGAGGTAAAAACAGCCATTAGATCATTCCTGGAGAAAAAAATATTTcgaagaaaaaaataa